The Periplaneta americana isolate PAMFEO1 chromosome 1, P.americana_PAMFEO1_priV1, whole genome shotgun sequence DNA segment TACGAAAGTATTACTTTAACCCATCAATATGATACActtcatttcacttcacttctATGACTGGCTAACAAGACAACGTCTTGTCAGAGTCCCTTCCCTTCAGTCTAAATCTGCTACCCAAATCTTGGAAGGGAAGTTTACAAAGATATCCTAATATTTTCACATAGTATTCCAACACGTTTCATTATATGGGGAAATATTTCATTAACTAGTCAATTAACTTCTAATACTTGAGCAATTggtaatatttcttaaaaaagcACACAGTGAGTTGTGTTTACAGGGAATATATGCTGCGGTCAAAAGTTTTGAGACATACCAATTCATAACTGTAAATTTAAACTCAAACGGTCTTTGAATCACACTTATGTCACCAATACAGTCTTCGTAAGAAAAACATTGACCCAAAATCCATACAAAATTCACATATATGTTTTTttgaaattacaattttaaagCAGCATCATCTGACAACATATATTTAATGTTACACCATTAACTGAAAGTAATAACAATGACCCAAAACTTAAAATACGACAAAGTATGTCTACTTTTTtgtatatatacagacgtggacaaattattagcaaaatatacatttttgtgacatattttacaaaattttacttttcgaTTTAGACCACtattgacatttttattattagagTACTGTACTCAGAAATAGGTAAAAAGTCGACTGCAGTCAAAATTGAAAAGTCACATTTTGTAAAATTGTACCATAAAAAtcgtcagttttgctaataatttgtccacgtggAAGTTTTGGAACAATAATAGCATCTGGTTTCTATTTTCCTGATTTGAGCATTAGAGATCACATAAGTCTCACAAGCCTAGAGAAAATATCAGTCTGCACAAAGCAGGAAATTGGGTAAGAAAAATTTGCTGGTTATATAAGATTTCATTAATCAAAgtcataaatattaaaatgatgtaTTTGTAACcttaacatacctatctcaggtaaaattaGGGTTCTGTATAAAACTGgggtaaaataaatgaatgtatataaATAAGAGGAGAttgaaaaataactaaataagacagatacttaataaaaatatttatccatgaccataacgaaaaacatgcctttactaaatacttttgcgtttgtatagtaggcttttattcaacattactttattccactagtgagttaaagactttacctcacagttcattagtacaccgtgttccgcttataagtataacaaaagaaatagctataacttctgaattaatacaagtatatagttgaaaccaactgctacaaagaatgaaaactgggaatttttgttaccttatgttccataaacctcaacatggcttccattggtggcacgggaaatatccaaccggtattcaacctcgacccaagtgttatgaagcatctgtggtgtaacattgttgacagcagcataaattctttcttgtaagtctgccaaatcacgtactggcgtcctgtagacctggtccttaacaaacccccacaggaaaaaatcaggtggtgttagatctggtgatctggcaggccatgtgatgtacggtgattctcttccgatccatcttgcagggaattgttcgtctaagaatgtgcgaaccatgttggcaaagtgtggtggagccccatcttgcacatttctaactcgagtctgtttctcagatgaggcaaccttccacgtcagtggaaaagtaaaccgacacaattgtcgcatctgggggtcggaaaatccaagtgtcgtaattgaacaccaacgggattcccctaaatggaatgtttggtgtgggatcatgcgtgacagaatcattggtccctatttctttgctgaaaagacagtcactgcaaacacgtacctggatatgttgcaactgtatgctgtgccacatctcccagatggagcaattttccagcaagatggggctccaccacactttgccaacatggttcgcacattcttagacgaacaattccctgcaagatggatcggaagaggatcaccgtacatcacatggcctcccagatcaccagatctaacaccacctgattttttcctgtgggggtttgttaaggaccaggtctacaggacgccagtacgtgatttggcagacttacaagaaagaatttatgctgctgtcaacaatgttacaccacagatgcttcataacacttgggtcgaggttgaataccggttggatatttcccgtgccaccaatggaagccatgttgaggtttatggaacataaggtaacaaaaattcccagttttcattctttgtagcagttggtttcaactatgtacttgtattaattcagaagttatagctatttcttttgttatacttataagcggaacacggtgtattttcctagtacccgggtacacacatatacttttccattgaactattactcaaaaagttaatatattagttactagatgtcactacctctacttctttattaccatttcttaaatatacatacactcaatctccttctcttttctctatctgctacgtcgtaatttgtacattacatccatatctaatatgcatctttttaaaattttgtaataatttaccttttgggatgcgaggagacttgaacctgcgaagttgggtttataggattttaaaacaacaagcgttagccaactgagctaaacagacacgatgattaattaagttttaatattcctcttaagtttacagaagtaaaatgtgaaattattttaatcacaatagtcccgtgaaaacttctaaataatccctgaaacttcaaaaagacgaaaatacacgtttaaaatgaaaacatatatattaaaattatataattaattataatttgttatttatccaacgccttagataccattctttactaatcatggccttctacatcatgacctacctagtatacgtattgattctaaaatccatgccatggtatgtgattacacgaggacttattttcaacatattttcttttataaaacataatttttcgttatggtcatggataaaattacgtatggtacttgtgagcgtgatctttattgcgctcgtgtaatttaagcactcggctgacacCTCGTGctataaagatgcacttacctcacaagtaccataaataactattatgtatgataagaacgttcttgtgttaaatattttaaagtacCTTGCTTtcgtgttgtgtgttgttgtgtCTTTAGTATAGCTAGTTTATTGTTGTCTTTTTTTGATTTTCTGGCTTATTTCTGTTATtactttgtttgtgtgtgtggtgTAGAGTTCCGTGTGGTGTAGAGTGTGTGCTAATTGTAAGTGTAGTTTGTATGCATTTGTGTTGTGTTGATTTTTTGTGTAGTGTAGGTGTTTAATGTTGTTTTGTATGTATGTTCTTTGTGCTGTGGTTTTTGTCTTTTGTGCTGGGTATGATGTGTTTTTTATGTTGATTTATGCGTATTTCGGTGTTAGTTGTTGGTGTAGGCATTCGTGGTTAAAGTGTATGTGGTGTGATGTTTTTATGGCTTTTATCCGTTCCGACctatatttgtgtattaaatgacttgtattgtcttgattatacatcttgattacacaacttttaacattgaatcacttcggaatatgtatgataagaactttcttgtgttaaatattttaacgtaccttgttttcgtgttgtgtgttgttgtttgttgtgtcTTTAGTATAGCTAGTTTATTGTTGTGTCTTTTTTTGGTTTTCTGGCTTATTTCTGTTATTACAATAAACTAGCTATACTAAAgacacaacaaacaacaacatacaACACgaaaacaaggtacgttaaaatatttaacacaagaacgttcttatcatacatattctgaagtgatagtgttaaaagttgtgtaatcaagatgtataaaaaatatttattcttataCTGAATAACCCACATCAGTCATTTCAACATGTAGCACCATATTTATAACCTGAATTGAAACACTGAAAGgaacattttaattaaactattGCAAGATTTAAATGAAACATGATTCTGCGAAAGATCGCTTCTGATATCATGGATGAGCTCTCttggaataaatgaaaaaagttatatttttcatgttcttCAAAATTAGAGTAGCCACATCAAATTGACACCCTGCAACAAAAGTGAATCGCATGTGACAGTTGCTGCATGTACAACGTGAAATGTATCAAATTTGACATTGATGTGATGGTTTCTTTACGTGGCGTTCATTTGATCAATcaatcttaatgtatccagctgattgctgacaacataaagtccactatagtccactgtagtctattcagttgtttttcacgagaaatgaggggtattttgatcggtgttcattatagatgcctgttgctaatagccagaggtggggtgtagtcaatatatactgcagggctgtgtcttctgcaactggtactgatgattttaatttacttcttttgtggtttatggatggacagtatagaagaatgtgttccagatcttcatcatgattattacgccacagacaagtaggattatcagaaatgtgaaatcgatgtaggtacaattgagtggcaatgtgacctgttctggctcttgttaaaaatgtttgaacatgtctgggcaagtttttgtacattttcaggtcatttggtttcttttatacagactgtaaaatttttcctttgtcagaagagagccaattattgatccataggtttgtaaaatgagtctttactgaagcaaaagcattggatagagatatcacttgaagaggtcttggatGCAAATGCGTTCATTTGATTAAAGTATAAATTGCACTTGATACAAATTTTCTCATTTAAAAAAGACAATACTTGTCAATTTTTTCTATCAAAACATTGGTCTTAATTTTTCTGATTGTTAAAATTAAAACGGTGTTGATTTTCATTATTTAGCAGCACTTGACAAAGAAATCATTGGCTTGTCCTGAGTGATTCCAGCTTAATTtacaccaatttaaaaaaaatatggctaTCCACAACAACATcgtttttcttcctatttttcaTGCAAGTTTCTGAACTCAGGAACAGGTTGTACAGAATCGAGTGTCATGCTGTAAAAGAAATCTAAAGTGTACAATAATCTTAATCACAGGGCTGTATACTGCCATGCAAATATTAAAACTATATCTTACATCAACAGATCTGTCTCCAGCATAATAGCAGATATCGTCCACAAGAGTGAGCAAGTTGGCCAATGCTGGTGGAACATTTGGAGGTAATGACATAATGCCAAGAGCTTGCGGCCACTTATCTATGTATGGAATAATCATACGTAGACGTTGTTCTACTGCATCTTGTATGAATTCTTTTGGCTGCttgcatctgaaatatttttatgaaatataaattataaataaaattactaaaaataaacacagggacatcattttatttttactaacatttttaatattaacctggctatacgttcagagaaccggaaacaccgtttgctacccccttccacgactgtagttcgatgatactggcgtaaaacacaaacaaatcactttactaggtataggaggaaagaaaagtagtttatccatttacgtaaactaggaaatatcgcgattttgagttcgataattttcgttaggtttttgtttaatcaaaatgcagtactgtattaagaataagtgtttttactcacgaactgagttatccatgcggacgtattcattatgcagtgtatattatgctgtctacagcacattagcgtacaatatagagaatgaagttaaattgaaaaataatcataatatggatatttaaacatattttttaaaatagtggccgttcatttcgatacaggctttagttcttttgtgcatattatcgcactacagactattgcatataattccaattgccagtttcgtccttcgtactagtaactcatgttgaaataattctgtacctactctataaaagagtaccttacgtactgtaaattcaatcttcacttctgcccgacctgcacagataaaattactcagacatgctatctactgtccgtccaagtggttatgccacaggatcgtagaagggggaaatcacgtgacagttctttacttaacgaggtccttttatttcagttattttaaacagttgtataatattacgtaaacgtccaattcctaacataaattaattttttcaggaaagagctaagacagcccagcttttacagaggggtgagcagaagcaggtgggggaaatcgggatgcgatgtaggaaaacggacagtacctgtgcgaaaatatgagtcaaaattgaaagctctttcgtcactggaaaacgcgaaaatatttctggaacgtactatactaactcaGTATTGCTTCTTATatacggtcttggttctgtgtggaggacagttggaacttcattagtagaaggggtgtgagtgaagtatattcaaaaactaaggtacaataaaaattgaagtaaaaataaaatgatgtccctgtaccattAACATCTACTCTCAGCTCTAAACTGTGAATAATATCCTGTATTCCTGTGCACGGAAAAAATGTTGTGATAGattattattactcactatatcaTAAACTATGAAATATAATACGGGTACTTCATAAGTTTGCAGATTTATAATGCATTACTTTGATGGGTCTGCAGCTGTGGCTTCTGTTTCCTTTTTCAGTGTGCCAGCAAGTTCTTGGTTACATGTGACATAGAAATACTGAACAAGTTCTGCTCCTCCTCGAGGGAATAAACCATGAGCAGTTCCAGGATAACCAACTGTAACTGCTCCTGCAAAATATTCACACATCTCTTAGTATGTACTCAGTACGATCCTGCCCTCTTCCTCTTCTCTAAGAAGGGACAGGAAGGTCAGTTACCCGAAAAATTAGAATGTTACACCacgggcctgtttctcaaaactcatggactagtaatactagtctgtacactagtaatattagtttattgtacaagtctgtgtttctagaaactacaagggtaaagtagtagttaccagttcacagactggtaatattggtcgatttcaccagttcataagtgattctgtttctcaaaatgctaatctagttgattatactagtattgaatgaatgaaatgaaatgcgcaCAATGTGTATAGGATTTGTAGGTTAGTCTTTGCAGAAGTTTGTGAGCGAGGTTTTCCTTTCTCGGCAGTTTTCAACGTGATATCGTCCACATGGCTTCTGACACAGTTCACACACACATTCGTCGTTGGGTTCGTGGTATCTCTTGGTGGTACAGATcttatggtgaaaaccatgtaCTGCGTAACGGGTCACTATGTGTCTCAGTTCGTAGTTTGTGTTTGCCCAGTCTCTGGTTGTCATGGCGTCTGTTATGTAGAACTCCCTCCAGATGGCGTTCTTCTTTCCTCTGAGTACTTCCAGGGCTTTCTCGTATGCTGGGGTGTTCGGCATGCAGAGTTGTGTTCTAATATCTTCGATGAAGAAGCGTTCCTTCATTAGTTCGTATGTTAGTCTCGAGAGAGTTGTTCTTCCTACTCCTAGTACTCTTTTCATGAAGGATGATTTGACTCGTTCAATTTTTCCCATGTCGCTGACTGTTAAGTTTCCCCATATGATATTTAGTCCGTAGGTTGCTATTGGTGCTATAGCTGACCTAACTAAGGTCATTGCCGTTTTTGTTTCTAGTTTTTGcacattcttaatattgtacataGCTTTTATTGCAGTGGCTGCTCTTTCTTGAATGTGGATCCTGTATGATTTTAGTGTTGTTTGAAGTGttactcctaaatatttaaatttttgcactACCTCAAGTGGCTCGTTCTGCAGTGTCAGggtgtctttttttctttgtttgccaccGTTTCTGAAGTTCATTTGCTTTGTTTTCTGGTGGTTTATCTGTAGGCTGTTTTCCTCGGCCCATCTCACGAGTTTATTTAGGACCTGTTGTAGTTCTTCTATGTTGGACGAGCCTATCGCCATGTCGTCTGCATACATAATCATCGATGCTGTGGTGTCCTCTGTGATTTTTGTTATGTCTGTGGTCATGATATTGAAGAGGACCGGGCTGATAGGATCTCCTTGTAGTACCCCATTTGTCTGTATTATTTTGTTAGATAGTGTAATTTCGTCTGATATTTGAATGTAGTTGCAGCTTAGAATGTATGCAATTATTGTTGTTAAGGCATGTGATTCGCCGATCATGTTGCTTAGTTTTCTAATTAGTGTTTCCCTGTTTATTAGGTCGAAAGCTTTGCAGTAGTCGACGAAGACTACATGGTATTTCTTCCCAGGGTGTCTTAgggtattctctatttgttctatTAGGTAGCTTATGGCATGAAGGGTGCTTCTGCCTTTCCTGAATCCgaactagtattcaacaggaatattcctaaagactctaaagactgattatttctatattatcagttaccagtgacaacctttctcagataaaacaaaatattttagttattttcttttaatatctggTTTGGTGATTCCGAATGAAGTGATGAagaagttgtgagaagagctaaaactatatcgagaaaggacagttattatttctttacgggagcattgtttaaatataatgaactgtTTAAGTAAAGTACTGAAAGGCTTgaaaagttgttaaatatagtgggacctgccataacaggacaaaaaaatagaagtcttgcattatcagcaaagcttcaaatacaaattgctctacaaatcgggatgttgattattttccaatgccatctagtCTTTCTGTCCTAaaccagcaacacttgcagaattttttcctaataatctaataccaattcatcaactgcagtaatttttactggctttcctcctccactaccagttcttctggcattgtcaactttagcctacaaattaaatataaaacgacaataatttatgaatagatcaaatataaaactgaaaaaaattagcgaatttttcataaagtcataagtggcattcatgttggcagtagacccactagctacatcatatgttcatattacgatactgtgaacttgaattggtacttatcaaaATTCCTTCTTAATGtcgggccagtaagtgtccctaacgtatgcataatctttgttctgaggtatcagttccatagcctcacacattacaacactttttgtccattcgtttacttcatcattttttgttaacatgcttgaaaaagcaccgaataataatcctttgattcattaatcatattgagtatagttaatttgctttcaactgatggaatttcaaccgaaaagagaaatcgaaaccaaaacacaaacaacttagccttctaatatcaaataacaatacctaccaatgactataacaaatgaactcaatcagctgactagtgaaacagaTCATGTGACTAATGAAAAATTGTTACAAGTTACTAGattggtaaaatagtttgagaaacagaatctactagagctggtgaaatatactctggtaactagtaactggtgaactactaaactagtatttttgagaaacaggccccaggtcaCTTCCGTGAAATAGTCTAAATGTAactgtttttcctttctttaaattatttcaaacacgttacaaggaacatatcactaatactatacaaaacaAAAGATAGATTGAAAACCTACACAAACACATAAACGAAATACATCACTACACACTAGAAACAGAAAATAACAAATCAAAAATTTCTTAGACACCACAATAACAAAACAGACGACAAACttatgttcaaaatatacaggaaacccactaccatGGTAACACACACAACACCTACAATcatcccacacaacacaaacacgcaaCATTCAGATCCATGATACAAAGACTCATCAATATTActatgagccaacaagactataaGGAAGAAATGCACACTCTCAAATACAaagcacaggaaaatggatacaaccccaacataatagacaacatcataagaaagactaaacgcaaacacaagaacaaaacaaatacatcacatgaatatcatttcaaacacgttacaaggaacatatcacagccataaccaaactacacaacaattcaacctacgcagaacacatcacaaactccaatcacaactacagtaaCATAGATACTGACATGACAATACTATAcatccaggaaaaaaaaaaacttgccacTCTATAACAATACGAgatttacaaacacacaaaaacacacccctagcatatcctgaacactcaactcaatttcaaaacacacaccctttttgacacaatcatgaacacaccccaccacaataggaaaccagaagatagcacaTGGGATTTCCACTAGGCTTTCAGACAATGAaggatatcacttcgaaactagtcagtcaggtaaaattcctcatattaacacagtaaagaagttacaaagttaatcagtgatttaaTTAAAGTGTTTTTTAAAACAGGAAGGCAATACGAAACCTGATCGATTTTTATTCTTCGTAAAAGGCAGAATTTATTTACCTCATAATGAGATATAATTTCAGTATTTAAATTTCCATTATATTTAAGACTTCATCTGACAGATGATCAAGTTCCTTCTCTCTTCCCTCCCGCCCTCCTCCCCATTAGCATTAGGTTTATTTTTGACTTGCCTGCATAAGAACAtaactacaaaatttaaaaaatataattaattgattaactagcggacttactcttgttaattatgtaagtttgtgcagcttgcagctgtttcagtgcttcatcacaccatcctcagagcctactagatctcagcgtcatctcgaacttctctgcctgttatgtggatgtgtttgattgttgaaaggtgttgaagagtggattcaaatagtgtgtgtactgaaattgatctgtgtgttgagaatttgatcggggtgtgttttagtgtgtttgtatatttcgtattgttctagtgtgttgagtttttggttcttgggttgtatgtgtaggatttccatgtccgcatttatgttcctgtatgtatggttagcattggttatgtgatcggcgtatgtagatgtattgtgtcctctggttattgctttaatgtgttccttgtagcgtgtttggaatgagcTGCCTGTCCGCAAGTGTATGCAAGGttcaaaatggataaaaaatataataatttaagatGAAGACACTAAAAATGGATTTGCATATTTTGTCACAGTAAAAAACTAACCCAGAGTAAAGTTTACTAAAATATTACCTAAAAGCTGAGGATTTTTATATTTTAGGTGAGTTCTTTTTTTTCCGTCTttgaataaagtacataaatcaGAAATTATGTTCTAAAAATACTCGTAGATAATCATTCAGTAAATCATTTCACAAAGTTCACCGGttcaattattataaaaaaattaccaGAATAATTTACAGAAGAGGTAtgctttaatcaagaatttttttGAACACCATACATATAGGCATATAATATGCCATTTGTGACTCTGCTTATTTTAATGGGTACTGCCCACTGTTAATCCCAAAATAACTCTATAGTCAGATTCTGTTCTTCCCATATGGTAGAATGACATGAGTATGGAAGGCAAGACGGAtgaagatgaagttgataatgatgacgaaatgatcccgaaagtacccagcatttgctcttcgtGGGTTGtgagaaaactccagaaaaacctcaatcaggattCGATCCCAGCAGTGAAACTTCAATcaagaatttaaattttatttactcaTGGAAGAAACTTTATCAGTTATCATCAGTTCATGTTTGCGATGTCTTTAAATCTGCAGGTTTACTGACTAAAAGACCACTTTCAAATGACAACAATATAGTACATACCTTCACTAATAGCATTTTTGGTCCAACCATATTTGTGCACGAATGGTAAAGAAGCTTTCAAGATtctattttttatgttctcttcTTGATCACTTGAattctcttcttcttcactaGATGATGAAACATTTCCTATTGTTGTATCACTACTTTGACAGCGATTAAACCATAAGCTACAACAACCTGAAACAGGAATTGGTTACTTTGAGACATTAACTCCTGTCAGAAAATATGATATGCTGACGCATTTTCAGCTACCAGTCAGCCTTTGATAATAGCAATTGTTATTTTACAATCAAATTTTGACTTACCTCTGGAAGAGCAGAATTAATCCATCTAAGCAGCCTTTGATTTATTCTGGGTTTTAAGGGCTTACATATGAATCTGATGGATATATTGTTAAATGTTTCCTAAATATCTACAAACACCAAGGCATTTTACCCACATTTTATGGGACTCATCAATCTCATATCTGGTGATCTTGTAGGCCATGAGACAATGCCCCCCTCTGCCAATCCATCAACCTGAGTCAGTAACATCTAAAGCCAGCAAACTGATTTGAGCCAGACAATGTAATGAAACATGAGCATTTGCTAGTCAGTGCAGGAAAATGAGTGCTGAGCTGAGCTGCTCAATGTGAGCATGAGTGTTTCActcatttgtcagttttttcGCGAATCCCTTTGAGTGTTACATTAAAAGTCAGTACAGATCAGGGAGTCGCACAATGAGCATGACACAGTGGGTCAGAATGCAAATCTACctggacaaaattaacaacttctctcctatatataGCAGTTTTGTATTAAACTTTGTAcaagagttacaggtagcatattttttgtatacaaactctgatttagTTTCTATAAGAGAAACTACCTCTTTATACACTatgcatttagacaaaactaATAACTTCTGTACTATCTAACAGACTTTTTAAAACTTtctacagaagttacaggtagaatatatttttctgtgtAAACTCTTATTACGTttatgtaagaggaactaccctttTGTATGAGGTggtttttagagaaaattaataaattctctcctatataagagatttttttatgaaactaaACATAGTATCTTCTTTTGCAACTCTTGGCTCAATTACATCAAGCAAGTACTCTATCTGTAGAAGATTATTCTaatgaatttttatattgaccactgacttcttgatttttcaaaatattcaataaGTTCGATGCATCATTAACACTTCTGTTTCTTTATAGAATCACTTGCCACTATCATTTCTGATTTTTCTTCATCTCTTACAAATAACACCATTCCATAAGAATTCGACTTCTAATGAACACTTTACATTTAGTAAAAgagctgca contains these protein-coding regions:
- the LOC138706434 gene encoding ubiquinone biosynthesis protein COQ9, mitochondrial-like isoform X2 gives rise to the protein MAVSVLHRLTRVHKQFVFKGCCSLWFNRCQSSDTTIGNVSSSSEEEENSSDQEENIKNRILKASLPFVHKYGWTKNAISEGAVTVGYPGTAHGLFPRGGAELVQYFYVTCNQELAGTLKKETEATAADPSKCKQPKEFIQDAVEQRLRMIIPYIDKWPQALGIMSLPPNVPPALANLLTLVDDICYYAGDRSVDFSWYSRRVTLAGIYKMTELYMIQDKSADFQETWSFLSRRIEDVSQLHGYLHQSEEASQIAKEAVTAAFITARNILGLNLGNR